One window of the Benincasa hispida cultivar B227 chromosome 3, ASM972705v1, whole genome shotgun sequence genome contains the following:
- the LOC120074218 gene encoding gibberellin 2-beta-dioxygenase-like: MVVLSQPTLDLNQYSLLRSTCKPTASFADIPEIDLSDPNAKSHIIKACEEFGFFKLVNHRVPVELMTKLEDESLCFFKLSESEKDKARPPHPLGYGCKNIGSNGDKGWIEYLLLNANPLPILSQNSFLCAAEEYVRAVKKLSSEVVELIAEGLKMEPRNGISKLLNDEKADCCFRVNHYPPCPEMQSLGGRNMIGFGEHTDPQIISVLRSNNSSGLQICLRDGAWVSVPPDAGALFVNVGDALQVMTNGRFKSVKHKVVADPNRERVSMIYFGGPPLSEKITPLPQLLEEGEESLYKEFTWWEYKTAAYKTKLADYRLGAFEKSPNS; encoded by the exons ATGGTTGTTCTGTCTCAGCCAACATTAGATTTGAACCAATATTCTCTTCTCCGATCAACATGCAAACCCACCGCCTCCTTCGCCGATATTCCTGAAATTGACCTCTCAGATCCAAACGCCAAGTCCCATATTATCAAAGCTTGCGAAGAATTCGGCTTCTTCAAGCTCGTAAACCACCGTGTTCCTGTCGAGTTGATGACTAAACTCGAAGATGAATCCCTCtgtttttttaaactttcagAGTCTGAGAAAGATAAAGCTCGCCCTCCTCACCCTTTAGGCTATGGCTGTAAAAACATCGGCTCCAATGGCGATAAGGGTTGGATTGAATATCTCCTCCTTAACGCTAATCCTCTCCCCATTTTATCCCAAAACTCTTTCCT CTGTGCGGCTGAAGAGTATGTGAGAGCGGTGAAGAAGCTAAGCAGTGAAGTGGTGGAATTAATAGCAGAAGGATTAAAAATGGAGCCAAGAAACGGCATAAGCAAGCTTCTAAACGACGAGAAAGCAGATTGCTGTTTCAGAGTAAACCACTATCCGCCATGTCCAGAAATGCAATCTTTGGGCGGACGAAACATGATTGGATTCGGAGAACACACAGACCCACAAATCATATCGGTTTTAAGATCAAACAACTCAAGCGGCTTACAAATCTGCCTCAGAGACGGCGCGTGGGTTTCAGTGCCGCCGGACGCCGGGGCCCTCTTTGTGAATGTCGGCGACGCGCTGCAGGTGATGACTAACGGAAGATTCAAAAGTGTGAAGCATAAAGTGGTGGCGGATCCGAACAGAGAGAGAGTTTCGATGATTTACTTTGGGGGGCCGCCGTTGAGTGAAAAGATTACGCCATTGCCGCAGCTTTTAGAAGAGGGAGAAGAAAGCTTGTACAAGGAATTCACTTGGTGGGAATACAAAACGGCGGCGTATAAGACTAAATTGGCTGATTATAGGCTTGGTGCCTTTGAAAAGAGTCCAAATTCTTaa